A window from Manduca sexta isolate Smith_Timp_Sample1 chromosome 24, JHU_Msex_v1.0, whole genome shotgun sequence encodes these proteins:
- the LOC115440591 gene encoding uncharacterized protein LOC115440591 gives MLLVLVVTSLLGTSYSNNVLNQELGISEDYSAEDRVVACVMSLLKRHFATIGQVTVVEIRYSNERLLQAVHSQSLLNVVNRKPISKHYLYNQAYLVTAGNVSDFTQNFPYLVREPTWNPHVKFLIIVKWIKEAELRQVFDVLLHLHVINVLVVNRADRSLYTYNPYENYGCGKYYNRVVNFGRCPTSVNVYPNKLKTGLRRCKLTVTVPHWPPYTVHHTKKKHGMHPLGVEQFIINSIRKKEGFKISYIYKNESEEYSNVSNDMQATGPLSLLQKNKTDIMMGGMVLSAKRAAAFDYTCAHLSMAEDLKVVVRIASFKPAWTSFYLAFDMLMWLLLLLCLITFAMLMMLLLETRDIGDVYLKLLDGLLLHGCHISSKWTVKCVFIFWVWFAYLVNCFYQSSLMSLTTKPVKEIEYTRVAHISQYELKLCLSPLMIKLLKIERNYKKIPYKLQKDGCDDFFGSIKTVGETENQYTVVLYSIFMYHKYDYYDKYGNPRVRGLKSTLSKLSYAIYMYKGFPMSHRLHMLALRLRESGFIQKFMDYQLHMMSTKHRYKQKDFEARLVAPWYLYIFGLLSSTIVFFAEHLNRKKSTQKRRLNARRV, from the coding sequence ATGTTACTCGTATTGGTAGTGACGAGCCTTTTAGGTACAAGCTATAGTAATAATGTATTGAATCAAGAACTGGGGATAAGTGAAGACTACTCCGCAGAAGACCGAGTAGTGGCATGCGTGATGAGTCTGCTGAAGCGACACTTCGCTACCATCGGACAAGTCACGGTAGTCGAGATTCGCTACAGCAACGAGCGCTTGCTACAAGCAGTGCACTCGCAGTCACTACTGAACGTTGTTAATCGCAAACCTataagtaaacattatttatacaatcaAGCATATTTAGTGACAGCTGGTAACGTATCCGACTTCACGCAGAATTTCCCATACCTTGTCCGGGAGCCTACTTGGAACCCACACGTAAAGTTCCTGATAATTGTTAAATGGATCAAGGAGGCTGAATTGAGGCAAGTATTTGACGTACTACTACATCTTCATGTCATCAACGTATTGGTGGTAAACAGGGCGGATCGATCCCTGTACACTTACAACCCTTACGAAAACTACGGGTGTGGGAAATATTACAACAGAGTTGTGAACTTCGGCCGCTGCCCTACATCGGTCAATGTTTATCCCAATAAACTAAAAACTGGACTGCGACGCTGTAAATTGACTGTTACAGTGCCTCACTGGCCGCCATATACCGTTcatcacacaaaaaaaaaacatggaatGCATCCTTTAGGCGTAGAACAATTTATCATTAATTCTATAAGAAAAAAGGAAGGATTCAAAAtttcttacatttataaaaacgaaAGCGAAGAGTACTCAAACGTGAGTAATGATATGCAGGCTACGGGACCGTTAagtttattgcaaaaaaataaaactgatataatGATGGGTGGAATGGTTCTATCTGCAAAAAGAGCAGCAGCATTCGATTACACGTGTGCCCACTTAAGTATGGCTGAAGATTTAAAAGTTGTAGTCAGAATAGCTTCGTTCAAGCCTGCCTGGACAAGCTTCTATCTAGCATTCGACATGTTAATGTGGCTGTTACTGCTATTGTGTTTGATAACATTCGCGATGTTGATGATGTTGTTACTAGAGACCCGTGACATAGGCGACGTTTATCTCAAGTTACTTGACGGCTTGCTCCTGCACGGATGTCACATTAGCAGTAAATGGACGGTGAAATGCGTGTTCATATTTTGGGTCTGGTTTGCTTACTTGGTGAATTGCTTTTATCAGTCCAGTCTGATGAGCCTCACCACCAAGCCTGTTAAAGAAATTGAATACACGCGAGTGGCTCACATATCGCAATACGAACTCAAACTGTGTCTTAGTCCATTAATGATTAAATTGCTTAAAATAGAGAGGAACTACAAGAAAATTCCGTATAAATTGCAGAAAGATGGTTGTGACGATTTTTTTGGTAGCATCAAAACTGTCGGCGAAACTGAAAATCAATACACCGTTGTCCTGTATTCTATATTTATGTACCACAAATACGATTACTATGATAAATATGGAAATCCCCGTGTGCGCGGTTTGAAAAGCACATTGTCTAAATTAAGTTACGCTATATACATGTACAAAGGATTTCCAATGTCGCATAGGCTGCATATGCTGGCACTACGGTTGAGAGAGAGCGGTTTTATCCAGAAATTTATGGATTACCAGCTTCACATGATGAGCACGAAACATCGCTACAAGCAAAAGGATTTCGAAGCTCGTTTAGTCGCTCCCTGGTACCTTTACATCTTTGGCCTTCTATCTTCTACGATAGTGTTCTTTGCGGAACATTTAAACCGAAAGAAATCAACTCAAAAGAGAAGACTTAATGCCCGTCGAGTCTAA